Sequence from the Catenuloplanes indicus genome:
AGCCGCGTTCATCCGCCTCGCCCTGCACACCCACCACCTCGGCCGCGCCCCGGCACCCCGCCCGGACTACGTCCCGCCCGGTGGCCACGACCCTGACACCGAGGCTGCCTGGCTGCGCACCGTCAGCGCCGCCTACCTCCGCCCCGCCACCCGCCGCACCGCTACCGCCCACGCCTCACAGCGGCGCGCCACACCGCGCATCCCCACCCAGCGCCGTTCGCTGTAGTTGACAGCCGAGCATGATCATCCCGTAGAGTCCCGCCACGCCAGCCTGTTCGCTACAGCGAACAGCGGATGGATGCGGGAGGCGATATGGCGGGCGCGATCATAAAACGGCTCGTCGTCGCGGCCGCGTCCCTGCCGATGATCGCGGCCCTCGGCATCGCCGTCGCCAGCTCCGGCGCCGGCGTACTCGACCCACAGGCCGCCGCGTGCGTCATCACGCCATCCGATTCGGCCAGCACCGGCGGATCGCCGATCAGCCTCGCGGATCTCACCGGCACCCAGCTGGCCAACGCGAAGATCATCTACACAGTCGGGGCCGAGCGGAACCTGCCCCACCGGGCTGGCGTCATCGCGCTCGCCACGGCCATGCAGGAGTCGAAGCTCTACAACCTCGCCGTCGCCGTCGACCACGACAGCCTCGGCCTGTTCCAGCAACGCCCCAGCTCCGGATGGGGCACACCCGCGCAGATCCTCGACCCGGTCTACGCGACGAACAAGTTCTACGACAAACTCATCACCATCGAGAACTGGCAGACGCTACCGGTCACCGTCGCCGCCCAGCGCGTCCAGCGCAGCGCCTACCCGGACGCTTACGCGCAGTGGGAAGCTCTCGCCACCGACCTGGCCGCGAGCCTCGCCGCCGGGCTCGGCCGGGACACCACCTGCGCCCCGGCCGTTACCGGCGAATGGGTCCGGCCGGTCAACGCGCCGGTCGGCTCGGGTTTCCGCACCGACAGCCGGCCCGACCACGACGGCGTCGACCTCTCCGGGGCCCGCGGCACCGTCATCGTCGCCGCTTCCGCCGGTACCGTCCTCGTCGTCACCTGCAACATCGTCCCCGCCAGCCACGGCTGCAATCAAGACGGCTACCCCGGCCTCATCGGCTGCGGCTGGTACACCGACATCCAACATGCAGGCGGCATCATCACCCGCTACTGCCACATGCTCACCCGCCCCAACGTCACCGCCGGCCAACACGTCACCGCGGGCCAGCCGATCGGTCTCATGGGCAGCAGCGGGAACTCCTCCGGCCCTCACCTGCACTTCGAGATCCACCTCAACAGCGACCGCTCGTCACAATCAGCAGTCGACCCCGTGCCGTTCATGCGATCCGTCGGTGTCGAACTCTGAGTGACCGACCGAGCGGCTGGAGCGCGATGGCGGGCAGCAGACCCGCTGCGGCGACGACGGCGACAGCGACCGGATCCAGGGTCACTGGGGCGGTGGCCAGCGGTGATGCGGTCACCACGATCCTGTCGCCCATCGCCGCAGCCGCCGCGGTCGTATACAGCGCCGCGCCGGGTGGCACGGGGCGTCGCGATGCGCGCGCAGCTGGCCGCGGCGCCGGGCTGGAGGCGGTCACCAGCCACCGGCCAAGGTGGCGTTGAAGGCGGCGGCAGCCGCGAGGATCGAGAGCCCGAAGAAGTCCTGTGCACGGTTGTACCTGGCGAACTTCTTTGCGTTGGCCTGCGACAGGTGTGCGGTCTCGGTGACCGCTTCCTCCAGCTGCCGCTCCAGGTCACCGGCGATCTCGATCGTCCGGCGCATCAGGTCCTCGGCCGGTATGGCGTCGGCGAGGAAGCCGGTTCGGGTGTTCACGGTGGCCTGCATGACGGCTTTGAGGTGCCACATCGTCCAGCCGATCAGCATCGTCCACCCGGCGGTGAGTACGCGGGTACCCGGCTGGGTGGGTAGGCCCTGCAGCATCATGAGAGGCACCGCAGCGGTTAGCGCGGCCGCGACGAAGCCGCCGAGCACGGCGGCTTTGAGCTCCGGACGCGCGCTGAGCGCCCGGGCGGCGACGAGCCGCGGCGTGATCCACGCCAGCCGCAGCACCGCAGGGGCAGGCGCGCTGTCTCCTGTCACCGGAACGTGGAGCGCGGTGCCAGTGCGGGCCGGGACGTGAGCCGGCGAGCGGCGGGCCGTGGTGTGCAAGACCGCGGCCGCGATGCACCCTCCGGCCACCGCGCCGGCCAGAAGGAGCCATGGCTCGGCGGCTGCACCGCGGCGTCCGGCGGCCGGTGGCGCGGGCGAATATTGCTGATGCGGGATGGGCACGCGTGTGATCTCCGGACGGAATGCGCTGCCGGTCACCGGTGTGGGCACGACCGGCAGCGTGAGCGGGGTGGTGGCGGGATGCGGCCGGGTCAGGCCCCGGCGGAGATGTCGTCGAGCAGGAACTGCACGGCGGTCTCCGCGCGGTCGCACAAGCCGGCGTAGATGTCGGCGGCCTCGTGCAAGAAAGCGCGGGCCTGGTCCAGGTCGTCGCAGGTGATGGCGAGGTCGCCCAGGTAGTGCAGGGCCAGAGCGCGGCCGCGCGGACGGTCGAGTTTCGTCATCTCACGCAGGGCGGTGACGAGCACGATCCGGGCATGGGTGTGATCGCCGAGCTCGGCCAGGGCACGGCCAGTCTCTACCCCGACCAGGGCGGCGCGGTAGGGGTCGGTGCCGGCGCGGGCCAGCATGTCGCTGGCGGCGGCGAGGGCGTCCAGCGCCTCGCCCGGCTGGCGGGCGTTGATCAGCGTGACGGCGCGGTTGAGCGCGGACAGGCCCTCACTGCGGTAGTCACCGTGCGCCGCGTACACGCCGCGGTTGACCCGCAGCAGCTGCAGCGCGTGAGTGACATTGTTCTCGGCCTGTTCAAGCATGGCCAGGCCCTCGCTAGCAGAGGCGGTGGCGATCACCCGCGTACGGTCGTGGGGGATGCCGGCGGCGGCCTTGATCGCCTGCTTGAACGCGTCTGCGGCATGCGGGTGATTGCCGAAGTCGAAGGCGCGCCAGCCGTAACGGCGCCAGGCGTGGCTGAGCCAGGCCGGGTCGCCGACCCGTTCGGCGCAGTCGAGGGCGAGTGCGTCGGCGTCGCGCCGGTCGTCGGGGAAACCGCGGGCCTCGAACAGCGGCCGGATCGCGTCCAGCAGCGCCCACACCATGTGCGGGTCGTCGGTGCTGCGGGTGCCAGCGAGCGTGAGCAGGTTGACCCGCTCGGCGTCGAGCCAGTCCAGCGCCGCACCAGGCGTAGCGAACTCGATCGCGTCCGGGCCGCAGTGGGTCAGGGCCGCCGGGGGCGGGGTCCGGTACGGGGCGGCGGCCGTGCTGGCGGCACGGGCGCGGGCCAGATACCACTCGTTGATCCGTGCGGTGAACAGCTGCTGCGTGGGGTCGGCGGCGAGGTCCGTAGCGGCGCGGGTGCGGGCCTGGCTGTATATCCGCCATCTGCTGCCGGGCGCAGGGCGTACGAGGTCGGCCCGCACGAGCTGGTCGATGTGTGCGGCGGCGACGTGGTCGGTGGTGGCGAGCGCGGCGGCTAGCACCGGCAGGGTCGGCTCAGGGCCGGGGTGGGCGGCGAACGCCCGCGCGCAGGCGCGCAGCGGGGCGGGCAGGGTGTGGTACCGGTCGGCAAAACAGCCGGTCATGGCATTCCTCGAAAATGGTGGGAGACCGAAGGCGGCGCGCTGGCGGAGGTGTCGGACAGCGGTATGGAGGTGCGGATCGGGATCAGCTGGCGGGCTGGCTCGCGTGAGGGGAAGCGTCAGCGGGCGGGGTTTCCGCGTCAGCGCCGGGCCGCCGTGTGGCGGCGGCGGGTTCGGGCGGCGCCCAGGCCGGCGGGCCGCTGTGATCGCGCCACTGGTGGAGGGCATGGGTCATCATGGCGACGACCGCCACGTAGAAGACGGTGGATGTGATCCATGCGGTGGGCGCGATCCAGTTGCCGGCGTCGGCCGCGGACAGTGAGGGGTCCAGCGGTGTCAGCCCGCCGATGAGGATTTGCAGGGTAAGCAGGGTGCAGTTGTGCACGACGTGCTTGACGATCGCGGCTTCGAGTCCGCCCGTGTGGACGGTCAGCCAGCCGATCAGCAGCCCATAGACGAGCAGCCCTGCGCTGCCCGGTCCGGGGCCGGTGCCGTGCAGCGCGGTCCAGATGATCGCCTGGACGACGATGCCCGGCCACGGGGACAGGAATCTGACCGCTTGCAGCAGCCAGCCGCGCGTCAGGTACTCCTCGGCCGCGGACTGGAACACGGTCAGGACCAGGATGATCAGGCCCCCGGCCAGCACATACGTCCACGGCTCGGCACGGTGCGGCAGCGCGGGCTCGGCACCGGCCGGCACGTCGGGCGGGAAGATCAGCGCCAGCACGATCAGCTCGATAAAGAGCACGATCTGCGAGGCGAGCGCGGCGGCCAGGCAGAGGCCGAGCCACGGCCACCGTAACCGGCCGGCGACCGAGGACACGTTTCCCGGCCGGCGCCGCTCGATGAACCGCGCGGCCAGCAGCACTGCGGGGGCGAGCATGGCGATCGCGCACAAGCTGACCGCCATCGCGGTCCCGCCGCCGAGGACCGGGATCTGCTGCTCGGGCAGCGCGCGGACGACCAGGCGGAGCAGGCGCGGGACGGCGAGGTAGACGGCGGCGATCGCCGCGGTCGCGGCGAGCGTGCGCCACCACCGCACCGGGAAGCTGATCCGGTGATACGGCATCAGCATCACTCCGGGAAAGTGCCGGAACGGGCTCGCGGGCGCGAACAGATACGGCCGTAGCAGGTCCATTCCGAGCCGGGTGGTAGCGCGCCGAGACCCGGCGGGCGCAGATACGCCGGGCGAAGGCGCGGAGACGACGTCGTTGTCGATCATGATGAGGGGTGTGACTCCTGAAGGGGCACCCGGGAGTTCCCGGGTGACGGGTGAGTGGTTGCACGCGCCGTGCGAGGCGGTGCGGGATGGTCACATCGCTGGTCAGCAGGACCGGCGGGCGTCGGGCTGTCGGGGTGGTGGCGACAGGCAGCCGGTCCGGGCCGGTCTCACCGTGGGTGGAGTCGCAGCCCGGCGGTGGGAGGCAGTAGGCAGGACAGCACCAGCGGGCTGACCGCGGCGGTCGTTGCCGTCGCGGCCGGCGCCCGGACGGCGTGCCACAGCACGGAGATCGGCGAGTCCGCGGAGAGCACGACGGCGGCCAGGCGCACGCGCTGGTGCATCCAGCTGGACCGCACGGCGCCGGCGGGCCAACACGGCACGCGTGACGCCGGCCAGGAAGCACCGGTCGCCTCCGGTCGGGTGGCCGCCGTAGGCACGCGCACGGTGGAGAACACCACGGTCCGCGGCACCGGCAAAGCGGGATCGGGGTCCGGCGGTATGGCGGCGCACTGTATGCCGGCCGAGGTCAGCACCGTGATCAGCAGGCGGGTGCCTGCCGTCGCAGGGGAAAACATGAGGGGAGATGTCCAATCAGCACGACCGGGTCCGGCCGGGTGGGCAGGCGGATGGCCCGGTCGGTCAGGCGTCGTCGAGGGTGGCGAGCGCGGTGCGGACGGTGTGCTCCTCGTGGTCGCCGAGATCGCCGTAGAGCGCGGCGGCGATTTCCAGCCGGGTGCGGGCGCCGTCGCGGTCGCCGCGTGCCTGGGCGAGCTCGCCCAGGTAGTGCTGGGCGAGGGCGCGGCCGCGGGGACGGTCGAGGGCGGTCATCTCCTGCAGCGCGGCGTCCAGCCAGGTCTGGGCGGCGTCGTGGCGGCCGAGACCGGTCAGCGCGCGCCCGTACTCGAGACCGATCCGGGCGGTGTTGAAGGGATCAGTACCCGCGGTGCGAAAAAACAGGTGCCGGGCGTCGTCGAGCACGGGCAGCGCTTCCTCGGGCCGGCCGGCGCCGATCAGCGCGATCGCGTGGTTGAGCGCGGACAGCCCTTCCCGGCGAAAGTCGCCTCGGGCGAGGTACTGGCCGCGCTGGGCTTCGATCAGCTCCAGGGCGCGGGCGTAATCGCCGTAGGCCTGCGCGACCGCGGCGAGGCCTTCACGGGCGGTGGCGGTGCCGAACACGCGGGTGTTGTCGTCGGTGATGTCGGCGGCCGCGTCCACGGCGTTGGCGAAGGCTGCGGCGGCGCCGTCGAGGTTGCCGAGGTCGTAGCAGTTCCAGGCCAGCCGCCGCCAAGCGTGCGCGATCCAGGTCGGGTTCTTGACGCGCTGCGCGCAGTCCAGGGCGAGCGCGTCGGCGTGCGCACGGTCGTCGTGCCGACGCCGGAAGATGAACAACGCCCACATCGAGTCGATGAGCAGCCACACCAGCCGCGGATCGTCCGCCGCCCGGACCTCCGCGAGTGCGAGGAGGTTCTCCCGCTCGATCTCCAGCCACTCCAGCGCCGCCGCCGGGTCGGGAAACTCCACCTCGTGCTCGGGCGAGAAGTGGACGAACTCCGCCGCGTACGGCTCCCGGTACGGCGTCGCGACGGCGTCGGCGGCCCGGACCGCGGCGAGGTACCACTCGCTGATCCGGCCGAGCAACTGGTGCCGCTGCTGGGGGTCGCGGCCGGCCTGGACGACGGCGTGCCGGCGGATCTGGTCGTGCATCCGGTACCGGCCGGCCGGTTCCTCCTCGACCAGGCTCGCCTGGACCAGCCGCCGCAGATGCCGTTCCGCGACAAGCAGTGAGGTGTCGAGAGCGGCGGCGATGACCGGCAGCCCGACGTCCGGGCCGGGATGCAGGCCGAGGGCCTGGTAGCAGATACGGGCGCCTTCGGGCAGGCCGGCATAGCTGGCGGCGAACGCGTTCATGATCGCGTCTTTCTGGTCGGCGAGCACGTCGGCGTGCCCGTGGTGGACGGTGGTAAAGGTGGTGGTGGCGTCGCGCGGGAGGGTGGCGAGGCCGGCGCCGGTGACGGTGAGCGCGAGCGGCAGGCCCGCGCAGAAGTCCAGCAGCCGCCCGGTGGCGGCGTGGTGGGCGTGCGCGCCAGCGACCTGGTGCAGCAGCAGGGCGGCCGCGTCGTCCGGTAGCGGCGGGACGGCCAGAAGCCGGACGCCGGTGGTGATGAGCCCGGGGCGCCGGTCGCGGATGGTAATCAGCACGAGGCTGGCCGGCCCGGCGGGGATCAGCGGCTCGATCTGGTCCGGGCCGGCCGCGTTATCCAGCAGCAGCAGCAGGATCCGCCGGTCGGCGGTGATCGTGCGCCACAACCCCGCCTGCTCGTCCACCCTGGCCGGGATCCGGCCGTCGGGAACGCCGACGGCGCGCAGCATCGCGCTCAACGCGTCCCCGGGCGTGCGAGGGCCCGCGGGGTCGTGCGCGCCGAGACGGACGAAGATCTGCCCGTCCGGGAACCGATCTGCGGCGTGGTGCGCCCAGCGCACGGCCAACGCGGTCTTGCCGATGCCGCCCATCCCGACCAAGCCCACCAGCGGTGACGAGTGCCGCTCACCGTCGGCGAACCCGTCCAGCGCCGTCAGCAGGTGCTCGCGGTCGACCCAGTCCGCGGCGGTCCGGGGCAGTTGCCGCGGCATATGTCTACACATGTGGTCTACGTCAGTCCCTTCGTCTGG
This genomic interval carries:
- a CDS encoding M23 family metallopeptidase codes for the protein MAGAIIKRLVVAAASLPMIAALGIAVASSGAGVLDPQAAACVITPSDSASTGGSPISLADLTGTQLANAKIIYTVGAERNLPHRAGVIALATAMQESKLYNLAVAVDHDSLGLFQQRPSSGWGTPAQILDPVYATNKFYDKLITIENWQTLPVTVAAQRVQRSAYPDAYAQWEALATDLAASLAAGLGRDTTCAPAVTGEWVRPVNAPVGSGFRTDSRPDHDGVDLSGARGTVIVAASAGTVLVVTCNIVPASHGCNQDGYPGLIGCGWYTDIQHAGGIITRYCHMLTRPNVTAGQHVTAGQPIGLMGSSGNSSGPHLHFEIHLNSDRSSQSAVDPVPFMRSVGVEL
- a CDS encoding CPBP family intramembrane glutamic endopeptidase translates to MDLLRPYLFAPASPFRHFPGVMLMPYHRISFPVRWWRTLAATAAIAAVYLAVPRLLRLVVRALPEQQIPVLGGGTAMAVSLCAIAMLAPAVLLAARFIERRRPGNVSSVAGRLRWPWLGLCLAAALASQIVLFIELIVLALIFPPDVPAGAEPALPHRAEPWTYVLAGGLIILVLTVFQSAAEEYLTRGWLLQAVRFLSPWPGIVVQAIIWTALHGTGPGPGSAGLLVYGLLIGWLTVHTGGLEAAIVKHVVHNCTLLTLQILIGGLTPLDPSLSAADAGNWIAPTAWITSTVFYVAVVAMMTHALHQWRDHSGPPAWAPPEPAAATRRPGADAETPPADASPHASQPAS